The following proteins are encoded in a genomic region of Arachis ipaensis cultivar K30076 chromosome B02, Araip1.1, whole genome shotgun sequence:
- the LOC107626166 gene encoding uncharacterized protein LOC107626166, with the protein MAPPSLSQSEKTEQQLPPHHHHLQDLLNVARPFLRRELHSVDNNLPSLFDLLCSVGAGECWHKHGSFLDHLTDVYRILKLWKAPDSVCLCGLFHSAYSNSYVNLAIFDPSTGRDVVRGHVGDEAERLIHLFCIVPRQPLIHDDLLFRYSDEELVDHLRESEISLNNAKEKGIFNGEEHWRKKVQGIVPAEGVIVKHIRTGEDVRVSRRAVAIFLMLTMADFCDQWFGFQDTLFENDDGRLEFSGNNCEALWPGDGKPGLWFSSISRMGAVYNLIWREEEIFVLENKKSKTDYDFHFDRDEHIELVVPPVFDNCTKVVAAEDGIAARELYWDAVCGKKEGLERKKELLLGSIEKNPFAGEPYVVLSQVYLTEGRFEEAEKAAETGLKLLLEWGCPWDKRTSWEGWVAWVRVLLLKAMEKSWPNTGFGILNLGLVK; encoded by the coding sequence ATGGCTCCCCCATCACTCTCTCAATCTGAAAAAACTGAACAACAACTGCCACCTCATCACCACCACCTCCAAGACCTCCTCAATGTCGCCCGCCCTTTCCTTCGCCGGGAGCTACACTCTGTTGACAACAACCTCCCGTCGTTGTTTGACCTACTCTGCTCTGTCGGCGCCGGCGAGTGCTGGCACAAGCATGGCAGCTTCCTCGACCACCTCACCGACGTCTACCGCATCCTCAAGCTCTGGAAGGCACCGGACTCCGTCTGCCTCTGCGGCCTCTTCCACTCAGCATACTCCAACTCCTACGTCAACCTCGCCATCTTCGACCCTTCCACCGGCCGCGACGTCGTTCGCGGCCACGTCGGCGACGAAGCCGAGCGCCTCATCCATCTCTTCTGCATCGTTCCAAGGCAGCCGCTCATCCACGACGACCTCCTCTTTCGTTACTCCGACGAAGAACTCGTCGACCACCTCCGCGAATCAGAGATCTCACTCAACAACGCCAAGGAGAAAGGAATATTCAACGGAGAAGAACACTGGAGGAAGAAGGTGCAGGGAATCGTTCCGGCGGAGGGAGTTATCGTGAAGCATATCCGTACGGGGGAGGACGTTAGGGTTTCGAGGAGAGCGGTAGCGATTTTCCTGATGTTAACAATGGCGGACTTCTGCGACCAGTGGTTCGGTTTCCAGGACACGCTTTTCGAGAACGACGACGGCCGCCTCGAGTTTTCCGGGAACAATTGCGAGGCTCTATGGCCCGGAGACGGAAAGCCCGGGCTTTGGTTCAGCTCGATTTCGAGAATGGGCGCGGTTTATAACCTAATTTGGAGGGAGGAAGAAATTTTTGTGttggaaaataaaaaaagtaaaactGATTATGATTTTCATTTTGATAGGGACGAGCACATTGAGCTGGTTGTGCCGCCGGTTTTCGATAACTGCACGAAGGTTGTGGCGGCGGAGGATGGGATAGCGGCGAGGGAGTTGTACTGGGATGCCGTGTGCGGCAAGAAAGAGGGTTTGGAGAGGAAGAAGGAGTTGTTGTTGGGGTCTATAGAGAAGAATCCGTTTGCAGGTGAGCCGTACGTGGTGCTGAGTCAGGTGTACCTGACCGAGGGGAGGTTCGAGGAGGCGGAGAAGGCGGCGGAGACAGGGCTGAAATTGTTGCTGGAGTGGGGGTGCCCTTGGGATAAGAGGACTTCATGGGAAGGTTGGGTTGCTTGGGTTAGGGTCTTGCTTTTGAAGGCTATGGAGAAATCTTGGCCTAACACGGGCTTCGGTATTCTCAACTTGGGCCTTGTAAAGTAA
- the LOC107626167 gene encoding blue-light photoreceptor PHR2, translating to MDSNHQMPQPPHNTDQTNENQNQSIVLSEEHTTQQQPPPPPPFAVASLSLSLSTILPTHFFLQPKTQTLFSPQQPNKLKVPTQASSLTHLSLSTSTPLSLSSNSINNKLSFKSTISHNPLQSPFPLLPHRPSDPSGAAALRRAAVVWFRNDLRVHDNETLNTAHNESLSILPVYCFDPSDYGKSSSGFDKTGPFRANFLIQSVSNLRKNLQERGSDLVVRVGKPETVLVELVKAVGADAVYMHKEVSHDEVKTEEKVEKVMKEENVEVKCFWGSTLYHVDDLPFGLEDMPSNYGGFRDKVKGLDIRKTIEALDQLKGLPKRGDVEPGDIPTLTDLGLNPAATMAQEGKAAANNSMVGGETEALQRLKKFAAECEAQPNKGIKDGAQDSIYGANFSCKISPWLAMGCLSPRTMFEELKKTASRTVAASSKLNDGGNGSSSNGTNWLMFELLWRDFFRFITKKYSTPKKQQEATPVTACTGALA from the exons ATGGATTCCAACCACCAAATGCCACAACCACCACACAACACTGACCAAACTAATGAAAACCAAAACCAAAGCATAGTTCTTTCCGAAGAACACACCACtcaacaacaacctcctccaccaccaccatttGCAGTGGCTTCActatccctctctctctccaccaTCCTCCCAACCCATTTCTTCCTCCAACCAAAGACCCAAACTTTGTTCTCTCCCCAACAACCCAATAAGCTCAAAGTCCCAACCCAAGCTTCTTCCCTCACCCACCTTTCTCTCTCTACATCAAccccactttctctctcctcaaacTCCATTAACAACAAGCTTTCGTTCAAGTCAACAATCTCCCACAATCCACTCCAATCCCCTTTCCCTCTTCTCCCCCACCGCCCCTCTGACCCCTCAGGCGCCGCCGCACTCCGCCGCGCCGCCGTCGTGTGGTTCCGCAACGACCTACGCGTCCACGACAACGAAACCCTAAACACCGCGCACAACGAATCACTCTCAATCTTACCTGTTTACTGCTTCGACCCTTCGGATTACGGCAAATCCTCTTCAGGGTTCGACAAGACCGGTCCTTTTCGCGCCAATTTCTTGATCCAATCGGTTTCGAATCTCAGGAAGAATCTTCAAGAACGTGGGTCGGATCTCGTTGTCAGGGTTGGGAAACCAGAAACGGTTTTAGTTGAGCTTGTTAAAGCCGTTGGTGCTGATGCTGTGTATATGCATAAAGAGGTTTCACATGATGAAGTTAAAACTGAGGAGAAGGTGGAGAAGGTTATGAAAGAGGAGAATGTTGAAGTGAAGTGCTTTTGGGGAAGCACATTGTACCATGTTGATGATTTGCCGTTTGGGTTGGAAGATATGCCTTCCAATTATGGAGGGTTTAGGGATAAGGTGAAAGGCTTGGATATTAGGAAGACTATTGAGGCTTTGGATCAGCTCAAAGGTCTGCCGAAGCGCGGCGATGTTGAGCCCGGCGATATTCCTACTTTGACTGACCTTGGCCTTAATCCGGCTGCTACAATGGCTCAG GAGGGGAAAGCAGCTGCTAATAATTCTATGGTTGGAGGGGAAACTGAAGCCCTACAAAGGCTCAAAAAATTTGCAGCTGAGTGTGAAGCTCAACCAAACAAAGGGATTAAAGATGGTGCACAAGATAGTATTTATGGTGCCAACTTCTCCTGCAAAATTTCTCCATGGTTGGCAATGGGATGTCTCTCTCCTCGTACAATGTTTGAGGAGCTAAAGAAAACTGCCAGCAG AACTGTTGCTGCTTCATCAAAGCTTAATGATGGTGGAAATGGCTCATCCAGCAATGGAACAAATTGGTTGATGTTTGAGTTGCTGTGGAGGGACTTCTTTAG GTTTATTACCAAGAAATATAGTACTCCAAAGAAACAGCAGGAAGCTACTCCAGTCACTGCTTGTACTGGTGCACTTGCTTAA